A window of the Fusarium fujikuroi IMI 58289 draft genome, chromosome FFUJ_chr09 genome harbors these coding sequences:
- a CDS encoding probable 20S proteasome subunit Y7, which translates to MADRYSFSLTTFSPSGKLVQIEYALNAVNQGITALGIKATNGIVLATEKKSSSPLADQSSLSKISDITPNIGMVYSGMGPDYRVLVDRARKVSHSGYKRIYNEYPPTRILVQDVARVMQEATQSAGVRPYGVSLLVAGWDEGIEPEEESKTTEESEEKKVNRKTGGIHKGGPMLYQVDPSGSYYPWKATAIGKSATKAKTFLEKRYSEELELEDAIHIALLTLKDNIEGEMNGDSIEIGIVGAPADHLLGLEGVDGAVGPRFRKLTPQEIEDYLTSL; encoded by the exons ATGGCGGACCGATACTCCTTCTCTCTCACAACCTTCTCACCCAG CGGAAAGCTGGTGCAGATTG AGTATGCCCTCAATGCTGTAAACCAGGGTATCACTGCCCTTGGCATCAAAG CCACCAACGGTATCGTTCTCGCCACCGAgaagaagtcatcatccCCTCTGGCCGACCAGAGCTCCCTCTCCAAGATCAGCGACATCACCCCCAACATCGGCATGGTGTACTCTGGCATGGGCCCTGATTATCGAGTATTGGTGGACCGAGCACGCAAGGTTTCGCATAGCGGCTACAAGCGCATCTACAACGAGTACCCCCCTACCAGAATATTGGTGCAGGATGTCGCCCGAGTGATGCAGGAGGCCACGCAATCCGCCGGTGTTCGACCTTATGGCGTGAGTCTGTTGGTTGCTGGCTGGGATGAGGGTATCGagcctgaggaggagagcaagACCACCGAGGAgagcgaggagaagaaggtcaaccGAAAGACTGGCGGTATTCACAAGGGCGGCCCCATGCTGTACCAGGTCGATCCCTCTGGCAGTTACTACCCATGGAAGGCTACAGCCATTGGCAAGAGTGCGACAAAGGCCAAGACATTCTTGGAAAAGCGATACTCGGAGGAgctcgagcttgaggatgctATCCACATTGCGCTGTTGACCCTGAAGGACAACATCGAGGGTGAGATGAATGGTGACAGCATCGAGATTG GTATTGTTGGTGCTCCTGCAGACCATCTTCTGGGTCTTGAAGGTGTTGATGGGGCTGTCGGACCCCGTTTCAGAAAGCTGACCCCTCAAGAGATTGAGGATTACCTGACGAGTCTATGA
- a CDS encoding related to Dcl-2 dicer RNA helicase/RNAseIII CAF, whose amino-acid sequence MEVDEEQSPNSGSADSSRSESPATASTPSPMIEVEETVSILPTDKAQTGKQKASNKSKYVPLVPDIIKPRAYQREMLEQSLRRNVIVTMDTGSGKTQVAVLRIQAELERCSSDKLVWFLGKTVGLVEQQYNVIKGQMPSVPMRLLTGQLNIDAWSPGVWPQILEGTRIIVSTFSILRDALDHAFVTMDMLALIVFDEVHNCVKNNPGRKIMMNFYRRHKNAGMPVPAILGLTASPIISSDLKEIEKLENTMDAICVTPTIHREQLLKHINKPHLVRSLYDVTKIPPRTPLMQQLQSEYSNMDIAKDPEVLKLKALVANDEKKRERLMNLIMKHDTFSQQQIKGLWNKSREILAELGSWAANYYISQMIKNFLGRIDDNINFTDVWSNEDRTYLAGHLRRINIGVVDNSPPTEQTISQKTSRLIHELLEVNNDVVGIIFVKERTAAHTLCKLLNNYPPIRDRYKVGAIVGASSYGLQKQKVYEYPIDSDKVLEDFRSGAIDLLVATSVLEEGIDVPACNLVVSFDEIATLKSFIQRRGRARMPESKMIALLSSSADTRAWEDLEVGMKERYEDDQRELDRLDKQAWAEDIDSTYYIVKNTGARLDLENARQHLDRFCQVVFRTDYITQLPEYVFHKEETPYGGPILRATVILPGGLPLNLRTFKSACGWKSERNAIRDAAFQAYVALYEAGLVTDNLAPLNAKSEKVEEKTDLIPEPLFDPWVQIAQRWKSDCDKQYYLFEFTDDEFHRPCLFGVILPALVDLPRNITLYPGSGSKWSIVWTSVDDIPDEVSTNESDITSALLAMNFQHRWNVEDREHVIKMTLESTSIFPAPCVTRDSMAAYPFHGAGEEQAKKHRVLVRDQENRPFHYVRTIPSKPKYLDVQHPFYKYEEAKEHEEYLVLEKWGTRNDLLHDLKDVQPKSSTKPYEYVLPISHARVDKIGRRVVKCGVFIPHIIHELEVHLIASELSSTLLKPVGIGNLQLVLEAISSPSACEPVNYQRLELLGDSILKFCAVTQAYSEHPSWPEGLLNHFKDRLVSNERLQRVCLEKGLSKFILSKSFTALKWRPLYLDDVSKEKFRPRPAPTRGSKTLADVVEALIGASYQDGGMTKALKCISVFLGDKCNWHQEGVARDILFAAAPSDVKLPSIIEPLEDLIKYTFKKKSLLLEAVTHTSYATIMQERSYEQLEFLGDAVLDYIVVTKMFQHDPPIPTGRLHMVKTAIVNGDFLSFVNLTNSIERKDLEVVTNNEPTTEATGDLEAKPEGKLIELITKTTKLPLWKFMRFNSSEMVNAMVKTEERFESMRSELDTALWGGDYYPWVLLARLQPPKFYSDMFEAIIGAVWVDSGSIEECTRVLESFRVMEYLNLVMEKDIHVQHPKEQLSKFALASKMKYTTTQIEEPEPRWSCELTIGERLVAEVEGSLNKVEAMAKAAEKAIRLLTGEMNAVDQQQDAMDTS is encoded by the exons ATGGAAGTCGATGAAGAGCAGTCTCCTAACAGCGGGAGTGCAGACTCCTCACGGTCGGAGAGTCCTGCTACCGCCtcgacaccatcaccaatgATCGAGGTCGAAGAGACAGTGAGCATTCTCCCCACAGACAAGGCCCAAACTGGCAAACAAAAGGCCTCAAACAAGTCCAAATATGTGCCTCTAGTCCCggatatcatcaagcctcGTGCCTACCAGCGAGAGATGCTGGAGCAGAGCCTGAGGAGGAACGTCATCGTTACC ATGGATACGGGCAGCGGGAAGACACAAGT CGCCGTTCTTCGCATTCAAGCGGAACTCGAGAGATGTTCATCTGATAAG CTTGTGTGGTTCTTGGGTAAGACCGTTGGACTCGTTGAGCAACAGTATAATGTCATCAAAGGACAAATGCCATCGGTTCCCATGAGACTGCTTACGGGGCAGCTCAACATCGATGCATGGTCGCCAGGGGTTTGGCCCCAAATTCTCGAGGGCACTCGCATCATCGTATCTACATTCTCCATCTTGCGTGATGCTCTTGACCACGCCTTTGTCACAATGGACATGCTCGCTTTAATAGTATTTGACGAAG TCCATAATTGCGTTAAGAACAACCCTGGGCGGAAGATTATGATGAACTTCTACCGTCGACACAAGAACGCGGGTATGCCAGTACCAGCCATACTTGGCTTGACTGCCAGTCCCATTATCTCATCAGATCTTAAGGAGATCGAGAAACTAGAGAATACCATGGACGCCATCTGTGTTACACCGACCATTCATCGAGAGCAACTGCTAAAGCATATCAACAAGCCTCACCTCGTTCGCTCACTCTACGATGTTACGAAGATCCCTCCCCGTACGCCACTGATGCAACAACTGCAATCAGAATACTCGAACATGGATATCGCAAAGGATCCCGAGGTTCTTAAGTTAAAGGCTCTTGTCGCtaatgatgaaaagaagcGGGAAAGGTTAATGAACCTGATTATGAAGCACGACACCTTCTCGCAACAACAAATCAAAGGCCTCTGGAACAAGAGCAGAGAAATCCTTGCCGAACTAGGCAGCTGGGCGGCAAACTATTATATTTCACAGATGATCAAGAACTTCCTTGGGAGAATCGATGATAACATTAATTTCACCGATGTATGGTCCAACGAGGACAGGACCTATCTTGCAGGACACTTGCGCCGAATCAACATCGGTGTCGTTGACAACTCGCCACCAACCGAGCAAACCATCTCACAAAAAACTAGCCGACTGATCCATGAACTTCTTGAGGTCAACAATGATGTAGTTGGAATCATTTTTGTCAAGGAACGAACTGCAGCGCATACGCTTTGCAAGCTTCTTAACAACTACCCCCCTATCCGAGACCGTTACAAAGTCGGTGCAATAGTTGGGGCTTCGAGCTACGGACTCCAGAAACAGAAGGTCTATGAGTACCCCATTGACTCTGACAAAGTACTCGAGGATTTTAGATCAGGGGCTATCGATCTCCTGGTGGCTACCAGTGTCTTAGAAGAAGGCATTGATGTTCCCGCATGTAACCTAGTTGTGTCCTTCGACGAGATTGCTACCCTCAAGTCATTTATCCAGCGCCGTGGACGAGCTCGCATGCCGGAGTCCAAGATGATTGCATTGCTGAGCTCAAGTGCCGACACCCGCGCCTGGGAAGACCTGGAGGTAGGCATGAAGGAACGTTATGAAGATGACCAACGAGAGTTGGATCGATTGGATAAACAGGCATGGGCTGAGGATATTGATTCTACCTACTATATCGTGAAGAACACAGGAGCACGGCTCGACCTCGAAAATGCTCGACAACACTTGGATCGCTTTTGCCAGGTTGTTTTTCGCACGGATTACATCACCCAGCTCCCTGAATACGTCTTCCATAAAGAAGAGACTCCATACGGTGGGCCGATCTTGAGAGCTACGGTCATTTTGCCGGGAGGGTTGCCGCTGAATCTTCGCACGTTCAAAAGTGCTTGCGGATGGAAGTCTGAACGGAATGCCATCAGAGATGCCGCATTTCAGGCATACGTCGCTTTGTACGAAGCTGGGCTGGTCACAGATAACTTGGCCCCTCTCAACGCCAAGTCAGAGAAGGTCGAAGAAAAGACCGACCTAATACCGGAGCCCCTATTCGACCCCTGGGTCCAGATCGCCCAACGCTGGAAGTCGGATTGCGATAAGCAATACTATTTGTTCGAGTTCACCGATGACGAGTTCCACCGCCCTTGTCTCTTTGGCGTCATTTTACCTGCTCTGGTTGACCTGCCTCGAAATATTACGTTATACCCTGGGAGTGGCTCCAAGTGGTCCATTGTATGGACTTCGGTCGACGACATACCCGATGAGGTATCTACAAATGAGTCAGATATAACTTCGGCTCTCTTGGCTATGAACTTCCAGCACCGCTGGAATGTCGAAGATCGCGAGCATGTCATCAAGATGACCTTGGAGAGTACATCCATCTTCCCTGCCCCCTGCGTCACCCGGGATTCCATGGCGGCATATCCCTTCCACGGAGCAGGGGAAGaacaggccaagaagcacagAGTTCTCGTGCGGGACCAAGAAAACAGGCCGTTCCACTACGTCCGCACGATTCCCTCAAAACCTAAATATCTCGATGTGCAACACCCATTCTATAAATATGAGGAAGCAAAAGAGCATGAGGAGTATCTGGTTCTGGAAAAATGGGGCACCCGAAACGATTTACTTCATGATTTAAAAGATGTCCAGCCCAAGTCAAGCACTAAGCCGTACGAATATGTGCTTCCCATTTCTCATGCCCGTGTTGATAAGATCGGAAGACGAGTCGTCAAGTGCGGTGTGTTCATTCCACACATCATACATGAGCTAGAGGTGCATCTTATTGCCTCTGAATTATCGTCTACCCTTCTGAAGCCAGTTGGCATCGGGAATTTGCAGTTGGTGCTTGAGGCCATAAGCTCACCTAGTGCTTGCGAGCCTGTTAACTACCAGAGACTTGAACTTCTGGGCGATTCGATTTTGAAGTTTTGCGCCGTCACTCAGGCTTACTCTGAAC ACCCGTCTTGGCCCGAAGGGCTTCTGAACCATTTTAAAGATCGACTCGTATCCAACGAACGCCTCCAACGAGTGTGTCTTGAGAAAGGTCTCTCAAAGTTCATTCTTTCGAAGAGTTTCACCGCCTTGAAATGGAGGCCACTCTATCTTGATGACGTTTCCAAAGAAAAGTTTCGCCCTCGACCTGCGCCAACGCGAGGATCGAAGACCTTGGCCGATGTTGTAGAGGCACTTATTGGAGCATCTTACCAAGACGGGGGGATGACCAAGGCCCTTAAATGCATTTCAGTCTTTTTGGGCGACAAGTGCAACTGGCATCAAGAGGGTGTGGCTAGAGACATTCTCTTTGCTGCAGCTCCTAGTGACGTTAAGCTTCCCAGTATCATTGAGCCCCTTGAAGACCTGATCAAGTATAcgttcaagaagaagtctttgCTGCTCGAAGCAGTTACCCATACTTCATATGCTACAATCATGCAGGAAAGATCCTACGAGCAGCTCGAGTTTCTGGGGGACGCTGTCCTGGATTATATCGTTGTCACCAAAATGTTTCAGCACGATCCACCAATTCCTACTGGTCGACTTCATATGGTCAAAACGGCCATTGTGAATGGAGATTTTCTTTCATTCGTGAATCTTACCAACTCTATCGAGCGAAAGGACCTGGAAGTTGTGACCAACAATGAGCCTACAACCGAAGCTACCGGAGACTTAGAAGCCAAACCCGAGGGTAAACTTATAGAACTGATAACCAAAACTACTAAACTTCCACTTTGGAAGTTCATGAGGTTTAACTCCTCCGAAATGGTCAATGCCATGGTAAAAACTGAGGAGAGATTCGAGTCCATGCGATCGGAGCTTGACACGGCTCTGTGGGGTGGTGACTACTACCCCTGGGTACTCCTCGCACGCCTTCAGCCCCCGAAGTTTTATTCGGATATGTTTGAAGCTATTATCGGTGCAGTCTGGGTCGACTCCGGATCGATTGAAGAATGCACACGTGTTCTTGAAAGCTTTCGGGTAATGGAATACCTGAATTTGGTGATGGAGAAGGACATACACGTTCAGCATCCCAAAGAGCAACTCTCCAAATTCGCTCTTGCAAGTAAAATGAAATACACCACAACCCAGATCGAAGAACCCGAGCCTCGATGGAGCTGTGAACTCACAATCGGAGAGCGGCTGGTAGCAGAAGTCGAAGGTTCTCTCAACAAAGTCGAGGCTATGGCTAAAGCTGCGGAGAAGGCGATTCGACTTTTAACAGGGGAGATGAATGCAGTCGATCAGCAACAAGATGCCATGGACACCTCGTAG
- a CDS encoding related to RING finger domain protein gives METRPTWDWSSVGDNSARQPETEPRAATPGPTTRWASPPKPDTTSNQESRSAPRQRRYGPRTCRICLDTEEPRFPEQSTTFGIPTSSSRPAYVSDDPELGRLLSPCKCKGSQKYVHEGCLNAWRLANPMAARNYWQCPTCKFTYRISRLHWGSVLSSKWAQVALTVWFCILSIFVLGFIADPLFDLWSDPIGTIGETVTSVVTDIEALRQPPPQLPTSWFEHFVKGFFSLGIVGLFKTMLTVSPFSWWQIRSSGVAGGGGRRGGTGRNRVENINLIFVLIGAFTFLVGIWKFVQKLSARVLKNVSDRVVDVGEDDDEDEDIGDGPSQGSKKDQ, from the coding sequence ATGGAGACGCGCCCTACTTGGGATTGGTCCTCGGTTGGGGATAATTCTGCTCGACAGCCTGAAACAGAGCCACGTGCAGCGACACCAGGGCCTACAACGCGATGGGCATCTCCTCCAAAGCCTGATACTACTTCTAACCAGGAGTCTCGAAGCGCGCCGAGGCAGAGGCGCTACGGCCCGCGCACATGTCGTATATGTCTCGACACTGAAGAGCCCAGGTTTCCTGAACAGTCAACAACGTTTGGCATTCCTACAAGTTCATCTCGGCCTGCATACGTCTCCGACGATCCCGAACTGGGAAGATTACTATCACCATGCAAGTGTAAGGGTTCGCAGAAATATGTTCATGAAGGATGTCTCAACGCTTGGAGACTCGCCAACCCCATGGCAGCAAGGAACTACTGGCAGTGCCCGACTTGCAAGTTTACGTATCGCATTTCTCGACTCCACTGGGGTTCCGTTTTGAGCAGCAAGTGGGCGCAGGTTGCTTTGACCGTCTGGTTCTGTATACTGAGCATTTTTGTCCTCGGATTTATCGCAGATCCCCTCTTTGATCTTTGGTCCGACCCAATTGGAACCATCGGCGAAACTGTCACAAGCGTGGTTACAGATATCGAGGCCTTGAGACAACCTCCACCACAATTACCAACCTCTTGGTTCGAGCACTTCGTTAAGGGCTTCTTCTCCCTGGGAATTGTCGGGCTATTCAAGACGATGCTTACTGTATCTCCCTTCAGTTGGTGGCAGATCCGAAGCAGCGGCGTGgcaggtggtggtggaaggAGAGGAGGCACTGGCCGAAACCgtgtcgagaacatcaacctcatttTTGTACTCATTGGTGCATTCACGTTTCTTGTGGGCATCTGGAAATTTGTCCAGAAGCTGAGTGCCCGCGTGCTCAAGAATGTGAGCGACAGGGTTGTTGACGTcggcgaagacgatgacgaagatgaagatatcggCGATGGACCGAGCCAAGGAAGTAAGAAAGATCAATGA
- a CDS encoding related to alpha-1,2-galactosyltransferase: MHFAYPPRKNSNPPPFKQRSSQIPPILRRIRKRTAVLLLLGALGFIFFLFGLKGETPYREHVPSGSPPVVLVTVLDNTQYNEAYLESIRHNREQYASRNGYETMIVRASDYDTGKFPRSWAKIIAMRHALSKYPDATYVWFLDQNAYIMELDKKLEEQVVNPAKLESLMIKDWSIVPPDSIIKTFSHLKGEDAGLVISQDETGLVTNSFILKNGEWAKFFVETWMDPLYQSYNFQKAERHALEHIVQWHPTILSKLALIPQRTFASYGRNKEGNAYRDGDFVTLLVDCTVTGPTSCDKQSHFYLQQLKNKFGDVSVKKLQ, translated from the exons ATGCACTTCGCATACCCCCCTCGCAAGAACTCCAACCCACCACCTTTCAAGCAGCGCTCGTCGCAAATACCGCCAATTCTGCGCCGAATCCGCAAAAGAACAGCGGTTTTACTTCTCCTCGGAGCTCTTGGGTTTATTTTTTTCCTCTTTGGACTAAAAGGCGAAACGCCATACCGCGAGCATGTTCCGTCAGGCAGTCCCCCCGTTGTCCTTGTGACGGTCTTGGACAATACACAGTACAACGAAGCCTATTTAGAATCGATTCGACACAACCGAGAGCAATATGCGTCAAGAAACG GATATGAAACCATGATTGTACGAGCGTCTGACTATGATACTGGCAAATTCCCACGATCATGGGCCAAGATTATCGCGATGCGCCATGCGCTGTCAAAATACCCCGATGCCACTTATGTCTGGTTCCTCGATCAAAATGCTTACATTATGGAGCTTGACAAGAAATTAGAGGAGCAGGTGGTGAATCCGGCGAAACTAGAAAGCCTAATGATTAAGGATTGGTCTATAGTGCCGCCGGACAGCATCATTAAGACATTTTCCCACCTCAAGGGTGAAGATGCAGGCCTTGTCATCAGCCAAGACGAGACAGGGTTGGTAACTAACAGTTTCATCCTCAAAAACGGTGAATGGGCCAAGTTCTTTGTCGAGACATGGATGGACCCTCTGTACCAGAGCTACAACTTTCAAAAAGCCGAGCGACATGCGCTT GAACATATTGTCCAATGGCATCCTACCATCCTCTCCAAGCTTGCGCTTATACCCCAGCGCACGTTTGCCTCATACGGCCGCAACAAGGAAGGCAATGCATACCGTGACGGGGACTTTGTCACTCTCTTGGTCGACTGCACAGTCACAGGTCCGACGTCATGTGATAAGCAATCGCATTTCTACCTGCAGCAGTTGAAGAACAAGTTTGGTGATGTCAGCGTGAAAAAGCTGCAATGA
- a CDS encoding probable sphingosine-1-phosphate lyase → MTSQAHIGTLSRLPLNLRGGIESVARGRHNVSWPLLNLDLLRNILLFLFVWRWGRRAFWQLRGRGIVGSVVELYVNIRRILYGYFLRAPGVRNKVQQQVQESLVKLSDKLVPKDQIRYLSLPKDGLPIDTVRAELENLANMDHTRWEDGYVSGAVYHGEDELMQLQTEAFGKFTVANPIHPDVFPGVRKMEAEVVSMVLSIFHAPPGAAGASTSGGTDSILSACLAARQQAYNERGITEPEMILPDTGHTAFRKAAQYFGYKIHLVACPAPEYQVDVKAVSRLINPNTVMLVGSAPNFPHGIMDDIVALSKLAQRKKLWLHVDCCLGSFLVPFLERAGFESQLFDFRLKGVSSISCDTHKYGFAPKGNSTVLYRTAELRKYQYFVCPDWSGGVYASPGIAGSRPGALIAGCWASLMTIGEAGYIDACTKIVGTAKKITEAIQSSPLSGELEIIGRPLVSVVAFTSRNLNIYDIADAMSAKGWHLNSLQDPPAIHVAVTLPISKVWEKLIADLEAVVEEEREKERVRLVEGKGAHGKAMGDSSALYGVAGSLPNKGVVVDLASGFLDILYKA, encoded by the exons ATgacttctcaagctcacaTTGGGACCCTGTCCCGTCTTCCCCTGAACTTGCGTGGTGGTATCGAAAGTGTTGCTCGTGGAAGACACAACGTTTCTTGGCCTTTATTGAACCTCGATCT ATTACGCAATATTCTCTTGTTCCTCTTTGTCTGGCGATGGGGTCGTCGCGCATTCTGGCAGCTCCGAGGTCGCGGAATCGTCGGCTCCGTTGTCGAGCTCTACGTCAACATTCGTCGCATTCTTTACGGTTACTTCCTCCGAGCTCCAGGCGTGCGAAACAAGGTTCAGCAGCAGGTTCAGGAATCTCTAGTTAAGCTATCCGACAAGCTAGTTCCCAAAGACCAGATTCGCTACCTCTCCTTACCAAAGGATGGCCTCCCTATCGATACCGTTCGCGCCGAGCTCGAGAACCTTGCCAACATGGATCACACCCGCTGGGAGGACGGATACGTCTCTGGTGCTGTCTACCACGGAGAGGATGAGCTGATGCAGCTCCAGACCGAGGCTTTTGGCAAGTTCACTGTTGCCAATCCCATCCATCCCGATGTCTTCCCTGGTGTGCGCAAGATGGAGGCCGAGGTTGTGAGCATGGTCCTGAGCATCTTCCATGCTCCTCCTGGTGCAGCTGGTGCTTCTACCAGCGGAGGAACTGACAGTATTCTTTCTGCTTGTCTGGCTGCTCGCCAACAAGCCTACAACGAACGTGGAATTACAGAGCCTGAGAT GATCCTTCCCGATACTGGTCACACTGCCTTCCGCAAGGCTGCTCAGTACTTCGGCTACAAGATTCACCTTGTCGCTTGCCCTGCTCCTGAATACCAGGTCGATGTCAAGGCTGTTTCACGTCTGATCAACCCCAACACTGTTATGCTTGTCGGCTCGGCACCCAACTTCCCCCACGGTATTATGGACGATATTGTTGCTCTGTCCAAGCTTGCTCAGCGAAAGAAGCTCTGGCTCCACGTCGATTGCTGTCTCGGTTCCTTCTTAGTCCCCTTCCTTGAGCGCGCCGGTTTCGAGTCTCAGCTCTTTGACTTCAGGCTCAAGGGTGTTAGCAGTATCAGTTGTGATACTCACAAGTATGGTTTCGCTCCCAAGGGTAACTCGACTGTCCTGTACCGTACCGCCGAGCTTCGAAAGTATCAGTACTTCGTTTGTCCTGATTGGTCTGGAGGTGTCTACGCTTCTCCCGGTATTGCTGGCTCTCGTCCCGGTGCTCTCATTGCTGGTTGCTGGGCTAGTTTGATGACTATCGGTGAGGCCGGATACATTGACGCTTGCACCAAGATCGTGGGAACCGCCAAGAAAATCACGGAGGCCATTCAGTCTTCGCCACTGAGCGGCGAGCTTGAGATTATTGGCAGACCTCTTGTCTCGGTCGTTGCCTTTACATCCCGCAACTTGAATATCTATGATATCGCTGATGCTATGAGTGCCAAGGGATGGCACCTCAACTCTCTTCAGGACCCTCCTGCCATCCACGTCGCCGTTACCCTGCCCATCTCGAAGGTCTGGGAGAAACTCATCGCTgaccttgaggctgttgtCGAAGAGGAGCGTGAGAAGGAGCGTGTTCGTCTTGTCGAAGGCAAGGGTGCCCATGGGAAGGCTATGGGTGATTCCTCAGCCCTGTACGGTGTTGCTGGCTCACTACCCAACaagggtgttgttgttgatctgGCGAGTGGATTCTTAGATATCTTGTACAAGGCGTAA
- a CDS encoding related to pyruvate dehydrogenase kinase isoform 2, mitochondrial, which translates to MSWKASERLMDTIRHYARFPATGVSLRQMVQFGEKPSVGTLFRASQFLAEELPIRLAHRVQELDELPDGLNEMPSVIKVKDWYAQSFEEITQLPRPQLPSDIRSRLMKPSKAIGRNAFRLPAATPNPSIDEGEADGWGGLQNDNGKAKAAARRYFAIVDDSSDWPADLHLYNQRFAQTLHHIKRRHDGVVTTMAQGILEYKRRRQRMQIDSTIQSFLDRFYMSRIGIRMLIGQHIALTDQSHHRDPTYVGIICTKTNVQDLAQEAIENARFVCEDHYGLFEAPKVQLVCNPNLNFMYVPGHLSHMLFETLKNSLRAVVETHGMEKQAFPVTKVIVAEGKEDITIKISDEGGGIPRSAIPLVWTYMYTTVDRTPSLDPDFDKSDFKAPMAGFGYGLPISRLYARYFGGDLKLISMEGYGTDVYLHLNRLSSSSEPLQ; encoded by the exons ATGTCGTGGAAAGCTTCAGAGCGTCTGATGGATACTATCCGTCACTATGCTCGGTTTCCCGCCACTGGTGTCAGCTTGCGCCAGATGGTCCAGTTCGGCGAGAAACCCTCAGTCG GAACTCTATTCCGAGCTTCTCAGTTCTTAGCCGAGGAGCTTCCAATCCGTCTAGCTCATCGCGTGCAAGAGCTCGACGAGCTCCCAGATGGCCTTAATGAGATGCCTTCTgtcatcaaagtcaaagattgGTACGCTCAATCGTTCGAG GAAATCACACAACTACCTCGGCCACAGTTACCCTCGGATATCCGAAGCCGCCTCATGAAACCCAGCAAAGCTATCGGTCGCAATGCTTTCCGCCTCCCTGCCGCAACCCCCAATCCCTCTATCGACGAGGGCGAAGCCGACGGCTGGGGCGGTCTTCAGAACGACAATGGCAAAGCCAAGGCCGCTGCGCGCCGGTACTTTGCTATTGTTGACGACTCGAGCGACTGGCCTGCCGATCTTCACCTGTACAACCAACGTTTCGCTCAGACTCTGCACCACATCAAACGCCGTCACGATGGCGTCGTTACCACAATGGCTCAAGGCATCCTCGAATACAAGCGCCGTCGCCAGCGCATGCAGATTGATAGCACCATACAGTCCTTCCTCGACCGCTTCTACATGTCCCGTATTGGTATCCGCATGCTGATCGGCCAGCACATTGCATTGACAGACCAAAGCCATCATCGTGACCCCACTTATGTCGGTATTATTTGTACCAAGACCAACGTCCAAGATCTCGCCCAGGAAGCCATTGAGAACGCCCGATTTGTCTGTGAGGATCACTATGGTCTTTTCGAAGCTCCCAAGGTCCAACTCGTCTGCAACCCCAATCTGAACTTTATGTACGTCCCCGGTCATCTGTCGCACATGCTCTTTGAGACCCTCAAGAACTCTCTGCGCGCCGTTGTCGAAACCCACGGTATGGAGAAGCAGGCTTTCCCTGTTACCAAGGTTATTGTTGCCGAAGGCAAGGAAGATATCACCATCAAGATCTCTGACGAAGGCGGTGGCATCCCTCGAAGCGCAATCCCTCTGGTTTGGACTTACATGTACACCACTGTCGATCGCACACCAAGCTTAGATCCCGATTTCGATAAGAGCGACTTCAAGGCCCCGATGGCTGGTTTTGGATATGGTTTACCCATCTCACGTTTATACGCGCGCTACTTCGGCGGTGACTTGAAACTCATCAGTATGGAAGG ATACGGCACCGATGTCTACCTCCATCTGAACcgtctctcatcatcctccgaACCTCTGCAATAG